Within Halobacterium jilantaiense, the genomic segment ACCGACTGGACGACCTCCGGCGCGGCGCTGATCTCGGCGACCGGGACGCCGACGAGGTCCAGACGACGTTCGTGCTGCCGTGCTGTGCGCTCCCTGACGGCGACGCCGCCCGCGACCTCACCCGCCAGCACCTCGCGTTCTACGTCGGCGGCATGGGTGACTTCTACCGGGACGCGCTCGCCCGTCAGGGCCACGAGGACGCCGCCGTCGCCATCCACGACGCGTGGCAGGACGGCGACCACGAGCGCGCCGTCGGCCTCGTCGACGACGACCTGCTGGACGCGCTCGCAGCCGCCGGCACTCCCGACGAGGTCCGGCAGCGCTTCGACGAGTTCGCGGCCATCGAGGGCGTCGACGCCGTCGCCGTCTCGTTCCCGCGTGCGGCCGACCCCGACGTCATCGACGCGACGCTGCAGGCGGTCGCGCCCGACGCCTGAACCGGCCGCTCCGGCGGCGAAGCGGCGCGTGCTGCCTGGAACGACCAGTGCGTTGCCCCGTGTTTGCCCTCCCTTTTCCGGCTGGCCGTCGTAGTCCGGAGCGTGCTAGCAATCGAAGTCTCCGAGTTCGGCGACGACAGTGTCCTCCAGCAAGTGGAGCGCGAGCAGCCCGAGCCCGGCCCCGGCGAGGTGCTGCTCGACGTCGAGGCCGTCGGCGTGAACTTCGCCGACGTGATGCAGCGCCGCGGCCACTACCACGGCGGCCCCGAGCCGCCCTACGTCCCCGGTATGGAAGCCGCGGGCACCATCGAAGCGACCGGCGACGGCGTCGACCGCGAGCCCGGCGAGCGCGTCGTCGCGATGCTCGACGGCGGCGGGTACGCCGAGTACGCGACCGCGCCCGCGCAGGCCCTCTTCGACGTGCCGGAGTCCATCTCGTTCGCGGAAGCCGCGGGCTTCCCCGTGCAGTTCCTCACGGCGTACCTCTGTCTCCACGACTGGGGCGGCCTCGACGAGGACGACGACGTGCTCGTGCAGGCCGCCGCTGGCGGTGTCGGGACGGCGGCCGTCCAGCTCGCGAGCAAGCACGGTGCCGAGGTGTACGGCACCGCGAGCACGACCGAGAAGCTCGAACTCGCAGAGCGACTGGGCTGTGACCACCCCATCAACTACACGGAGACCGACTTCGCCGAGGAGACGGCCGACCTCACAGACGGCGAGGGGCTGGACCTGATTCTCGACGGCGTGGGCGGCGACACCTTCCGGGAGAGCGTCGACGCGCTCGCGCCGTTCGGGACCATCGTCGCGTACGGCGCTGCCTCCGGGGAGCCGGGCACCGTCGACTCCGCGACACTACTGTTCGGGAACAAGTCCGTCGAGGGCTTCCACCTCGGTCGTGCGACCCAACTCGACCCCGAACGCGTGTTTGCGGCCGTTCCCGAGCTCTCGGCGATGCTCGCGTCCGGCGACCTCGAAGTCGTCGTCGGGCAGACGTTCGATCTCGCCGACGCGGTCGACGCCCACCGCGCACTGGAGAACCGGGAGACGACCGGAAAGGTCGTTCTGGAGCCGTAGCCCGGGTCACGGAACGGCGTCGATGCCGTCGCGGCGGCCGTCGAGGACGTCGAAATCGTCGCCGCGCAGCGTTTCGAGCCAGTACAGCAGTCGTTCGGCCCAGTCGAGCTTCTGGGCCTTCTCCGCGTCCACGTCGGGGTCGTCGAAGTCCCAGCCCGGGAACACCAGCGTCTCCGCGCCGAGGTGGTCGGCGAGGAACGCCGCCCGGTCGCCGTCCGTGAACCCGCCGAAGTTCCGGACCGGGCCGACCGGTTCGGCCTGCGTCGTCCCGAGGACGTGGTCGGTATCGAAGGTCGGGACGTGTTCGCGGACGGCCGGGACGTTGTCGCCGTGGGCGTGCGCCGCGACCGGCGTCCCCGATTCGGTGAGTCGGCGAGCAGTCTCCGGGTTCTTGTCGAGGTCTGTGACCATCAGGTCGGTGTCGACTCCCGAGTCGGTGAGGACGTCGACCGCCGTCGACGCGGCGAACACGCGGTCGGCGTCGGCCGCGAGCGCGGTTTCGTCGGCGAGTGACGGGGCACCCCCGGCGACTGCCACCGTCTCCCCGGTGCAGTCGAGACGAGCTACGTCGAAATCCCCGACGAACTCGGCGAGCACGTCTCGCGCCCGCTCGTCGCCGGCGCGGTCGTAGCCGAAGTCGTCGAGGACGGCGTCGTACACCGGCAGCCAGTCGTCGTACTCCATGGTGGTCACTACGCGACTGGAAATAATGAGGATTCCGTGGTCCGAGCCGAGACGCCCCGCAAAGTACCCCTACCCGACGGGGGTCCGGCTTCCATCTCCGCGTTTTTGCGCTGTCGGTATAAGCTTTCCCGTTAGTTACCGGCTTCCCGCAGGGTGGCCGCGAGGGCCCCGAGAACGCCGTTCTCGTCGGAGAGCGACCGGCCAGCCGCCCGAAGTTCGGCGGCCGTGCCAGCCACCACCACGGCGTCGGTGCCGGTGACCGCGAGCCCGGCGTCAGCGAGCGCGGCCCGGTCGTCGTCGTCCAGCCCTTCGACCTCGAAGGCGCGCGCGACGCCCGACGCCGCCGCCGCGCTGTCGCCGTCCACGTCGTCGACGTGGCGCTGGGCCTCCCGAACAGTCGTCACGTCCAGCTCCTCGGCGTGGTCGGTGCTCGCGCGCTGCCGCGTGAACTCGTGGCCGATGAGCGCCGCGTCCCGGGTCTCGGCCACGTCGTGGGTGCGAATCACGTGTGCGCCGCGTTCGACCGCCATCGACGTGGCGGCCAGCGAGACGGGCAGCGCTCCCTCGGTGTCGCGCCCGGCGACCTCCCGGAGGAAGTTCTTCCGGTTGATGGAGACCAGAATGGGGTAGCCGTACCCGCGGAACTCCCGCAGGCGGTCGAAGGTCTCCCGGTCGTCTTCGAGGGTCTTCGCCTCGCTCCAGCCGCCGAACGCCGGGTCGACGATGGTCTTGTCGGTGAAGCCGTTCAGGGAGAGCGCGTCGTAGATGTCGTCGACGTCCTCGACGGCCCCCGGGCGTTCGAGGTCCGGCGGACTCGCCATCTTCGCGACGGCCACGTCGTGGGCCTCGCATACCTCGGGCATCTCCGGGTCGGCGAACCCGCAGACGTCGTTGACCATGTCGAAGCCCCGGGAGAGCGCCTCGTCGGCGACCTCGCTGTACCGGGTCTCGATGGAGAAGACGGCGTCGCCCTCGACGCGCTCGATGGTCTCGATTGCCGTCTCCAGGCGGTCGAGTTCCTGGTCCGCGGTGAGCACGTCGAAGTCCTTGTTCGCGGACTCCAGGCCGACGTCGACGATGTCCGCACCCTGTCCGATGAGCTCTTCCTCGACGTAGGCCGCCGCCTCGTCGGGGTCGTCGTAGACGCTCGGGTCGTACGGCGACTCCTCTGAGACGTTCAGCACGCCCATGATGCGCGGCGGGTGGCCGTCGCCGATGGGCAGTCCGGCGGCGTCGACGGTTCGCATACCACTACGGCGGGGCGGCACGACCAAAGGTGGTGTGGAATCGGCGCTGGCTTCGGGCGTCTTTTGTGCGTGCGCGGCCAACTCTGGGCCATGACGAAGGTGAGCATCGGGTTCAGGGGGTGGCGTTTCGAAGAGAGCGAGGTGTTCGACGAGGACGGTGGCTACCGCCCGCTCCCGGAGATGGACGAGGACACTCGCGAGCGCATCGAGCGCATCCCGACGCTCTCCGGCCAGCCCTGCGACGTCTGCTATCTGGAGGACGAAGCCGGCGAGCGCGACTCGCGCAACGAGCCGACCGCGGTCTACGGCGAGCCCGGTGCCGAGGTGCTGGTCTGCGACGAACACGAGGCGACGTTCTACTACTGGTTCCTCGACGCGGGCGGCGACGCACACGAGGGAGAGCCCGAACTCCAGGACGCCTTCCACGAGTGGGTGGCTGCCGGGCACCGCGAGCCCGACCACTACGAGGGCCCCGACCACGTCGAGACCGACCCGGAGAACATCCCGGCACCGGACGCCGACGACCTCTACGGTCTCCCGGTGGACCTGCCGGAAGACGAACAGGCGCGCCTGGACCTCCTGGAAGGCCAGGACCCCGACGCCATCGACGGCGACCTCGACCTGGACGCCGACTACCCGACCGCCGATGAGTGACCGCGACGACGCAGGCGGCGACCGGACGCCGCCCGCAGTCGCAATCGTCGACGCGAAGACCTCCGGGAACGTCGGCACCATCGCTCGGGCGATGAAGAACTTCGGGTTCGAGGACCTCCTCCTCGTGGACCCGCCGTACCTCGGCCGGGACTCCGAGGCCTACGGGTTCGCGGGCCACGCCCGCGAGGACGTCCTCCCCGAGGCCCGCGAACTCACGTTCGACGAACTCGCCGCGGAGTTCCACACGGTCGGCTTCACCGCCATCACGAACGAGGACGCGACGAGCCACACGCGGTTCCCGTTCCGGACGCCCGCCGAACTCGGCGAGAGTCTGGCGGACGTGGACGCGCCGACGGCGCTCGTGTTCGGCCGGGAGCGCGTCGGCCTGACGAACGACGAACTCGCGCAGCTCGACGAGGTCGGCGCGATTCCCGCGAGCGCGGACTACCCGGTGATGAACCTCGGGCAGGCCGCGACCGTCGCCCTGTACGAACTCCGTGACCTCGCGATGCGCGAGACGCAACTCCCGGATATCGAACGCCACCGCGCCGACGAGGCGGAAATCGAGCAGTTCTACGAGCACGCCGCCGAGTTCCTCGACGCGGTCGACTACCCGGAGGAGAAACGCGAGAAGACCATGCGGATGCTCCGCCGGATGCTCGGCCGCACGCACCCGACAGGCCGAGAGATAAACACGGTCCACGGGCTGCTGCGGCGCGCCGAGAACCGAATCGAGTGACGCTCTCGTCGGCCCTCCACGGGTCCCTGAGCCGGTGTCAGTTCGGCCTGCCTTGAGCAGTAGGGACGGCACGTAAGGGTGTTCGCTCCCAAACCGGACTGTCGGACCGACCGTGAAACACGATGACTGATGCAAACTACGACGCCGGCGTGGGAACCGACGCTGACCCAGTGATACGCAGCCGCGAGCGCGGCGAGTCAGTCTCGGAGAGCGTAGTTCTCGCGGTCAGCGAGGCGACCGACACGGACCCTCTGGAGATGGCGCGGCTCGCGGACGTCCTCGACCCGGACGCCCTCGACGCGCTCTTCCCCGGTGACGACGGCACGGGAACGCTGTCGTTTCGCTTCAACGGCTGTGACGTGACGGTCCACTCCGACGGCTACACGGTCGTCTCGCAGTCAGACGGGGCACAGCTCTGAGAACGGTTCGGGGCGCGCCCGTCACTGCAGGTCGGGCGCTGCCGCACCGACCTGCTCGAAGAGGACACCGAGGAGCTTCCGCTCTGCGGTTCGGACGTGTTCGGCGAACGTCGCCGAGGAAATGTCGAGGGCCGCAGCGACGTCCTCGCCGGTGCAGCCGCGGGGCCAGTCGTAGTACCCCATCTCGAAGGCGGTCTGCACGACGTCGAGTTGCCGGTCGGTGAGATGCATACGGAGCGTCTGCCGCACTCCGGAGTTGCTGAACGGTGGGACGAGCGCCGACTTCTCGCGTTTCGTGACGAGCTCCAGGTCGGGGTTCTCGGCGAGGAACGCCTCGGTGACTGCCGGGGCGTCCCGGGTAGAGGGGATGTCCGCGACGATGCGGCCTTCACCGTCTCGGGCCCACACCGTCTGGGGCAGGGCACCGAGTTCGGCGAGTCGGCGGGCGGGGCAGCCACCGGACACGAGAAACTCCACGAGCGTGGCGTCCTCGTGTTCCACGAGGAGTTCCGCCTCGACCGTGTCGCGGTCCTCG encodes:
- a CDS encoding helix-turn-helix domain-containing protein; protein product: MSRTAHPGDADTVVEVEFRTESPTHPFVRGSAEASCTFDLAKMIPRQNGAHAEFFTVLGADADGIQRLVEDRDTVEAELLVEHEDATLVEFLVSGGCPARRLAELGALPQTVWARDGEGRIVADIPSTRDAPAVTEAFLAENPDLELVTKREKSALVPPFSNSGVRQTLRMHLTDRQLDVVQTAFEMGYYDWPRGCTGEDVAAALDISSATFAEHVRTAERKLLGVLFEQVGAAAPDLQ
- a CDS encoding 6-hydroxymethylpterin diphosphokinase MptE-like protein, producing the protein MEYDDWLPVYDAVLDDFGYDRAGDERARDVLAEFVGDFDVARLDCTGETVAVAGGAPSLADETALAADADRVFAASTAVDVLTDSGVDTDLMVTDLDKNPETARRLTESGTPVAAHAHGDNVPAVREHVPTFDTDHVLGTTQAEPVGPVRNFGGFTDGDRAAFLADHLGAETLVFPGWDFDDPDVDAEKAQKLDWAERLLYWLETLRGDDFDVLDGRRDGIDAVP
- a CDS encoding quinone oxidoreductase family protein; this translates as MLAIEVSEFGDDSVLQQVEREQPEPGPGEVLLDVEAVGVNFADVMQRRGHYHGGPEPPYVPGMEAAGTIEATGDGVDREPGERVVAMLDGGGYAEYATAPAQALFDVPESISFAEAAGFPVQFLTAYLCLHDWGGLDEDDDVLVQAAAGGVGTAAVQLASKHGAEVYGTASTTEKLELAERLGCDHPINYTETDFAEETADLTDGEGLDLILDGVGGDTFRESVDALAPFGTIVAYGAASGEPGTVDSATLLFGNKSVEGFHLGRATQLDPERVFAAVPELSAMLASGDLEVVVGQTFDLADAVDAHRALENRETTGKVVLEP
- a CDS encoding RNA methyltransferase, whose translation is MSDRDDAGGDRTPPAVAIVDAKTSGNVGTIARAMKNFGFEDLLLVDPPYLGRDSEAYGFAGHAREDVLPEARELTFDELAAEFHTVGFTAITNEDATSHTRFPFRTPAELGESLADVDAPTALVFGRERVGLTNDELAQLDEVGAIPASADYPVMNLGQAATVALYELRDLAMRETQLPDIERHRADEAEIEQFYEHAAEFLDAVDYPEEKREKTMRMLRRMLGRTHPTGREINTVHGLLRRAENRIE
- a CDS encoding HalOD1 output domain-containing protein; this translates as MTDANYDAGVGTDADPVIRSRERGESVSESVVLAVSEATDTDPLEMARLADVLDPDALDALFPGDDGTGTLSFRFNGCDVTVHSDGYTVVSQSDGAQL
- the folP gene encoding dihydropteroate synthase, coding for MRTVDAAGLPIGDGHPPRIMGVLNVSEESPYDPSVYDDPDEAAAYVEEELIGQGADIVDVGLESANKDFDVLTADQELDRLETAIETIERVEGDAVFSIETRYSEVADEALSRGFDMVNDVCGFADPEMPEVCEAHDVAVAKMASPPDLERPGAVEDVDDIYDALSLNGFTDKTIVDPAFGGWSEAKTLEDDRETFDRLREFRGYGYPILVSINRKNFLREVAGRDTEGALPVSLAATSMAVERGAHVIRTHDVAETRDAALIGHEFTRQRASTDHAEELDVTTVREAQRHVDDVDGDSAAAASGVARAFEVEGLDDDDRAALADAGLAVTGTDAVVVAGTAAELRAAGRSLSDENGVLGALAATLREAGN